The Verrucomicrobiota bacterium genome contains a region encoding:
- a CDS encoding MFS transporter, translating into MAILAAGVGFSIRGGILANWGREFGFTGTELGDISGASFTSFCFGIIIGGVIADKIGYGKLVVAAFALHALSAFVTFAPTAAMPKETVYKLLYSGMFLFGVANGTLEAVANPLVASLFPHNRTHFLNILHASWPAGLVLGSFAGWLFGDGMHWGWKAQLALFLIPTAAYGLMFFGQKFPKSEASEKGVSLGDMFKDVGILGALVICFLLALFFSGPLGLPKAAAYGLSGVLLLAVAVITRFSIGAWLLFVLFVTHALIGAVELGTDGWIQNITGNILTTGQGKLLFVYTSMLMFLLRFCANFIEKRLGLSPVGILLVCATLACVGLNLVSGITTFIGAMLALSVYALGKTFFWPTMLAVASDRFPRTGAIAISIMGGIGMMSAGLVGSAGLGYAKDRFASESLQQSSPSVYAEYKVEKPKGWLFFSDVQAIDGKKLGEVQSNLGKAREELEKSGNKDPQAALDKLSAPEKAVYEASIAGDRKTLKADSFIPATMAAIYLLLLLYFKAIGGYKVVHLAGTSASPKSD; encoded by the coding sequence ATGGCCATTCTCGCGGCGGGTGTCGGCTTTTCCATCCGCGGCGGCATTCTTGCCAACTGGGGCAGGGAATTTGGTTTCACGGGCACGGAACTGGGAGACATCAGTGGCGCCTCCTTTACCAGCTTTTGTTTTGGGATCATCATTGGCGGTGTCATCGCCGATAAGATCGGCTATGGCAAACTGGTGGTCGCCGCCTTCGCCTTGCACGCGCTGTCCGCTTTTGTGACCTTCGCGCCGACTGCTGCAATGCCGAAGGAAACGGTTTACAAGCTGCTCTATTCCGGCATGTTTCTTTTCGGCGTGGCCAACGGCACCCTCGAAGCCGTGGCTAATCCGCTGGTGGCTTCGCTTTTCCCGCATAACCGCACGCATTTTCTCAACATTCTCCATGCGAGCTGGCCAGCCGGGCTGGTGCTGGGTTCGTTTGCGGGTTGGTTGTTCGGCGACGGCATGCACTGGGGTTGGAAGGCGCAACTGGCGTTGTTCCTCATCCCCACCGCGGCTTACGGTCTGATGTTTTTCGGCCAGAAGTTTCCAAAGTCGGAAGCCTCTGAAAAGGGAGTCAGTCTCGGCGACATGTTCAAAGACGTGGGGATTCTGGGCGCCTTGGTCATTTGCTTCCTGCTGGCACTATTCTTCAGCGGCCCGCTGGGCCTGCCCAAGGCAGCCGCCTACGGACTTTCCGGCGTACTTCTGCTGGCGGTCGCGGTGATCACGAGGTTTTCCATTGGCGCATGGCTGTTGTTCGTCCTCTTCGTCACGCATGCGCTGATCGGCGCGGTTGAACTGGGAACGGATGGCTGGATTCAGAACATCACCGGCAATATCCTGACCACCGGCCAGGGCAAACTGCTGTTCGTTTACACTTCCATGTTGATGTTTCTGCTCCGGTTCTGCGCCAATTTCATCGAAAAGAGATTGGGTCTGTCGCCCGTTGGCATCCTGCTGGTCTGCGCCACGCTGGCGTGCGTCGGCCTCAACCTGGTGAGCGGCATCACCACGTTCATCGGCGCGATGCTGGCGCTCTCAGTTTACGCCCTGGGCAAAACTTTTTTCTGGCCGACGATGCTCGCCGTGGCCAGCGACCGCTTTCCTCGCACGGGCGCCATCGCGATCTCGATCATGGGCGGCATCGGCATGATGTCGGCGGGGTTGGTTGGCTCTGCGGGCCTGGGTTACGCGAAGGACCGTTTCGCCAGCGAATCGCTGCAGCAATCGAGTCCGTCCGTTTATGCTGAATACAAGGTGGAGAAACCGAAAGGCTGGCTATTCTTCAGTGACGTGCAGGCCATTGACGGCAAGAAACTCGGCGAGGTGCAATCCAATCTGGGGAAGGCCCGCGAAGAACTGGAGAAGTCCGGAAACAAGGATCCGCAGGCCGCGCTCGACAAACTTTCAGCACCAGAAAAAGCTGTGTACGAGGCCAGCATCGCCGGTGACCGCAAAACGCTGAAAGCCGATTCCTTCATCCCGGCCACGATGGCTGCGATCTATCTACTGTTGCTGCTCTACTTCAAAGCCATTGGCGGCTACAAGGTCGTGCATCTCGCAGGAACGAGTGCTTCCCCCAAATCCGACTGA
- a CDS encoding DNA polymerase III subunit alpha, whose protein sequence is MAHAEFVHLHLHTEYSLLDGACRLDRLMDKAHDLKFPALAITDHGVLYGAIDFYKAAREKGIKPIIGCEVYVAPGSRFEKKTSSGSRDVYNHLLLLARDEAGYQSLIRLGTAAHLEGYYYKPRIDKELLAAHKEGLIVLSGCLASEIPDLIAKDQLDKARETIDWFKQVFGPENFYLELQNHGIPEQAKVNRHLIGWAKEFGLKLVATNDVHYVEKSHSHAHDCLVCIGTQSLLSDPKRMSAGYVPEQFYLRSAEEMKARFSEVPDAVTNTLEVAEKCNVEIEFGKLHYPVFHPPEHFTREGYLRHLLAEGLRRRYGIHARAEGHEFIVERVDDPTRLPTFDMQEPLTPSLSPSDGERVAARTGERIADEPRLKQPEVAKAVQAVIDRVQSELKVIQESGFTSYFLIVGDFVRYGHSKGISCVARGSAAGSIVAYLLEISNVDPIRYGLLFERFLNLERVNPPDIDIDFADDRRADVIEYVRQKYGRDAVAQIITFGTMGAKSVVRDVGRVMGLSYAECDRLAKMIPFDLKMTLEKALKQSPELKQAYDTEETTRELIDNAFILEDLTRNASVHAAGVVIGDQPLVNLLPLKQDESGAIVTQYAMGPVGDLGLLKMDFLGLKTLTVIRNTCEMVKQTKGIDVPIENLPLDDAKTYDLLNKANTLGIFQLESGGMRDLCRKFQISSIEHITALIALYRPGPMELIPEFIKRRHGEVKIEYEHPLLEPISRETYGVLIYQEQVMQAAQLLAGYSLGAADVLRRAMGKKKVEEMQKQRDTFVKGCAKLNNIPAAKANRIFDLLEKFAGYGFNKSHAAAYAIVAYQTAYLKANYPVEFLCAMLTNDMSDTAKLSQFINEARTLGIEVLGPDVNESQVHFAPAAAPLQARLSNVSLTPSLSSSEGERVTKSGEGQAIRFGLAAIKGVGEIAVESILKARRDGGKFNSLSDLCERVDTRTVNRKVLEALIKSGACDSFGETRATLFAQVERTLARAASNAHDRARGQSSLFGALEERATSMPESISKLSEWPQNELLAHEKELLGFYVTGHPLTPYVPILEKYTLANTATLSSLANRTLTRIGGLIAAVQNGVSKKNNKPYAMVTLEDLAGSVQVLCTNDNYDKHRELLVTNKAILVVGEVNTSEDKLKIFPQEIMSLEEAPRRYTKQVHLRLHTAHLTPEQLESVRELVAAHPGKCPLFLCLMRPGGEIIFIETHEKFSVTPSPQLQQAADERFGEETYYAKVDTSLPERNQRRWGRKDDAGAGDE, encoded by the coding sequence ATGGCGCACGCTGAGTTTGTTCATCTCCATTTGCACACCGAGTATTCGCTGCTCGATGGCGCCTGCCGGCTCGACCGGTTGATGGACAAGGCGCACGACCTGAAGTTCCCGGCGCTGGCCATCACCGACCACGGCGTGCTTTACGGCGCGATTGATTTTTACAAGGCCGCCCGCGAAAAAGGCATCAAACCCATCATCGGCTGCGAGGTTTATGTCGCGCCTGGCAGTCGTTTCGAGAAAAAAACCTCGAGCGGCAGCCGCGACGTTTATAACCACCTCCTGTTGCTGGCGCGCGACGAAGCCGGCTATCAAAGTCTCATCCGACTTGGCACCGCGGCGCATCTGGAGGGCTACTACTACAAGCCGCGCATCGACAAGGAGCTCCTGGCCGCGCACAAGGAAGGGTTGATTGTTCTTTCCGGTTGTCTGGCCAGCGAAATCCCCGATCTCATTGCGAAGGATCAACTCGACAAGGCGCGCGAAACCATTGACTGGTTCAAACAGGTTTTCGGCCCGGAGAATTTTTATCTCGAACTGCAGAACCACGGCATTCCGGAGCAGGCCAAAGTCAACCGCCATCTCATCGGGTGGGCGAAGGAGTTTGGTTTGAAACTCGTGGCGACCAACGACGTTCATTACGTTGAGAAAAGCCACTCGCACGCGCACGACTGCCTTGTCTGCATCGGCACACAATCTCTGCTGAGCGATCCTAAACGCATGAGCGCGGGCTATGTGCCGGAGCAGTTTTATCTGCGGTCCGCCGAGGAAATGAAGGCGAGGTTCAGTGAAGTGCCCGATGCGGTGACGAACACGCTGGAGGTTGCGGAGAAGTGCAATGTGGAAATTGAGTTTGGCAAATTACATTATCCCGTCTTTCATCCACCAGAACATTTCACACGTGAAGGTTATCTCCGCCATTTGCTCGCCGAGGGACTCCGCCGGCGCTACGGCATCCACGCGCGGGCGGAGGGGCATGAATTTATCGTAGAACGGGTGGATGATCCGACGCGGCTGCCGACTTTTGACATGCAGGAACCCCTCACCCCGTCCCTCTCCCCATCGGATGGGGAGAGGGTGGCCGCGAGGACGGGTGAGAGGATTGCCGACGAGCCACGACTCAAGCAACCGGAAGTCGCAAAAGCCGTTCAAGCCGTCATTGACCGCGTGCAATCGGAACTGAAGGTGATCCAGGAATCCGGATTCACGAGTTACTTTTTGATCGTTGGTGATTTTGTCCGTTACGGCCACAGCAAGGGAATCTCCTGCGTGGCGCGCGGTTCGGCCGCCGGTTCGATCGTCGCCTATCTCCTGGAGATTTCCAACGTGGACCCGATTCGTTACGGCCTGCTGTTCGAGCGCTTTCTCAATCTCGAGCGCGTCAACCCGCCCGATATCGACATCGATTTCGCCGACGACCGCCGCGCTGATGTCATCGAATACGTCCGGCAAAAATACGGCCGCGATGCCGTCGCTCAAATCATCACCTTCGGCACGATGGGCGCGAAGTCGGTCGTGCGCGACGTGGGGCGCGTGATGGGCCTGAGTTACGCCGAGTGCGATCGGCTGGCCAAGATGATTCCTTTCGATTTGAAGATGACGCTGGAGAAGGCGCTCAAGCAATCGCCCGAACTTAAACAGGCTTACGACACTGAGGAAACCACTCGCGAACTCATCGATAACGCGTTCATCCTCGAAGACCTGACGCGCAACGCTTCCGTGCACGCCGCCGGCGTCGTCATCGGCGACCAGCCACTCGTGAATCTGCTGCCCCTCAAGCAGGACGAAAGCGGCGCCATCGTCACCCAATACGCCATGGGGCCGGTCGGCGACCTCGGCCTGTTGAAGATGGATTTCCTTGGACTGAAAACCCTGACCGTCATCCGCAATACCTGCGAAATGGTCAAGCAGACCAAGGGTATTGACGTGCCGATTGAAAATCTTCCGCTCGACGACGCCAAAACCTACGATCTGCTGAACAAGGCCAACACGCTCGGCATCTTCCAACTGGAATCCGGCGGCATGCGCGACCTGTGCCGCAAGTTTCAAATCAGTTCGATCGAACACATCACCGCGTTGATCGCGCTCTATCGTCCCGGCCCGATGGAACTGATCCCGGAATTCATCAAGCGACGCCACGGCGAGGTGAAGATTGAATACGAGCATCCGTTGCTCGAACCAATCTCGCGCGAAACCTACGGCGTGTTGATTTACCAGGAACAGGTGATGCAGGCGGCGCAACTGCTGGCCGGCTATTCGCTTGGCGCCGCCGACGTGCTGCGGCGCGCGATGGGCAAGAAGAAGGTCGAAGAGATGCAGAAGCAGCGCGACACGTTTGTCAAAGGTTGCGCCAAACTCAACAACATCCCGGCCGCGAAAGCGAACCGCATTTTCGATTTGCTGGAAAAATTTGCGGGTTATGGCTTCAACAAATCGCACGCCGCGGCCTACGCGATTGTTGCTTATCAAACGGCTTATCTGAAGGCGAATTATCCGGTTGAGTTTCTCTGCGCCATGTTGACCAACGACATGAGCGACACGGCCAAGCTCAGTCAATTCATCAATGAAGCGCGCACGTTGGGCATCGAAGTCTTGGGGCCGGACGTGAACGAAAGCCAGGTCCACTTCGCGCCGGCGGCGGCCCCGCTGCAAGCACGGCTGTCAAACGTCTCCCTCACCCCATCCCTCTCCTCATCGGAGGGGGAGAGGGTGACGAAGTCGGGTGAGGGGCAAGCCATCCGCTTCGGACTGGCCGCCATCAAAGGCGTGGGCGAAATCGCCGTCGAAAGCATTTTGAAAGCGCGACGCGACGGCGGTAAGTTCAATTCGCTTTCCGACCTGTGCGAACGGGTCGATACCCGCACCGTCAACCGCAAAGTGCTCGAAGCGCTCATTAAATCCGGCGCGTGCGACAGCTTTGGCGAGACCCGTGCGACGTTGTTCGCGCAAGTTGAGCGCACGCTGGCACGGGCGGCAAGCAACGCGCACGACCGGGCGCGCGGGCAGTCGTCGCTGTTCGGCGCTTTGGAGGAGAGGGCGACCTCAATGCCCGAATCGATCAGCAAATTGTCCGAATGGCCACAGAACGAACTGCTCGCGCACGAAAAGGAGTTGTTGGGTTTTTACGTCACGGGTCATCCGCTCACGCCCTATGTTCCCATTCTTGAAAAGTACACGCTCGCCAATACCGCGACGCTGTCGTCGCTAGCAAACCGGACGCTGACGCGCATTGGCGGGCTGATCGCCGCGGTGCAAAATGGCGTCTCCAAAAAAAACAACAAGCCGTATGCGATGGTGACACTGGAGGATTTGGCTGGGTCGGTGCAGGTGCTCTGCACGAACGATAACTACGACAAGCACCGCGAACTGCTGGTGACGAACAAAGCCATCCTCGTGGTTGGGGAAGTGAACACCAGCGAAGATAAATTAAAGATCTTTCCGCAAGAAATCATGTCCCTGGAGGAAGCGCCCCGCCGCTATACGAAGCAGGTGCATCTGCGCCTGCACACCGCGCATTTGACGCCGGAACAACTGGAGTCAGTTCGTGAACTGGTGGCAGCGCATCCGGGCAAATGTCCGTTGTTCCTCTGCCTGATGAGGCCCGGCGGCGAAATCATCTTCATCGAAACGCACGAGAAGTTTTCCGTGACGCCGTCGCCGCAATTGCAGCAGGCCGCAGACGAACGATTCGGCGAAGAGACTTATTACGCCAAAGTGGACACGTCACTGCCGGAACGCAACCAACGCCGGTGGGGCAGAAAAGACGATGCTGGAGCAGGGGACGAATGA
- a CDS encoding SDR family oxidoreductase, which yields MKAFVTGGAGFIGSHLAEALCRRGAQVIVLDNLSLGKTANLDWRRAGDAVEFVEGDFNDDVLIRKLLPGCDWVFHEGAMPSVPRSVKEPLESHRQNLDGTLKLLVAACDAKVKRFLFASSSAIYGDSDAPKKHESLPPNPLSPYALQKYASEKYGQLFHQLYGLETVGLRYFNVFGPRQAFDSPYSGVIAKFCTVMLTGQAPTIFGDGQQSRDFTYVENAVTANLLAAEAPSEKVAGKVFNVAGGQSISLLQLVDELNRLTGQQLRPRFEPARVGDVRNSLADISAARRELNYEIKVNWQEGLRRTLEFYRERTGE from the coding sequence ATGAAAGCCTTCGTCACTGGTGGCGCGGGATTCATCGGTTCGCATCTGGCCGAGGCGCTGTGTCGTCGCGGCGCGCAGGTCATCGTGCTGGACAACCTCAGCCTCGGGAAAACCGCCAACCTGGACTGGCGGCGCGCGGGCGACGCCGTTGAATTTGTCGAGGGCGATTTCAATGACGACGTTTTGATCCGCAAACTGTTGCCGGGTTGCGACTGGGTGTTTCACGAGGGCGCCATGCCGTCCGTGCCCCGTTCAGTGAAGGAGCCGCTGGAGAGCCACCGGCAAAATCTCGACGGCACGTTGAAACTGCTGGTGGCCGCGTGCGACGCAAAGGTGAAACGGTTTTTGTTCGCCTCCTCTTCCGCCATCTACGGCGATTCGGACGCACCAAAGAAACATGAATCACTTCCGCCCAACCCGCTCTCGCCGTACGCGCTGCAAAAGTATGCGTCGGAAAAATACGGCCAGCTTTTCCATCAACTTTACGGTCTGGAAACCGTGGGCCTGCGCTACTTCAACGTGTTCGGTCCGCGCCAGGCCTTCGACTCGCCTTACTCCGGCGTAATCGCCAAATTCTGTACCGTCATGCTGACCGGCCAGGCGCCGACGATTTTTGGCGACGGCCAACAATCGCGCGATTTCACTTACGTCGAAAACGCTGTGACGGCGAACCTTCTCGCAGCGGAAGCGCCGTCAGAGAAGGTTGCCGGCAAGGTATTCAATGTGGCTGGCGGCCAAAGCATTTCCTTGTTGCAACTCGTGGACGAGTTGAATCGTTTAACTGGACAACAATTGCGACCGCGATTTGAACCCGCACGCGTCGGCGATGTTCGAAATTCACTGGCGGATATTTCCGCGGCCAGGCGCGAACTGAATTACGAGATCAAAGTGAACTGGCAGGAAGGCTTGCGCCGGACGCTGGAGTTTTACCGGGAGAGGACGGGGGAATGA